The proteins below come from a single Beutenbergia cavernae DSM 12333 genomic window:
- a CDS encoding primosome assembly protein PriA: protein MTDERVVAVVVDVPLPHLDRPFDYTVPAELADDVAPGVRVKVPFAGRERDAWVVADGSAAAEAGGDGAGNGRRLAPIRRVTSAVPVLTPAVLALARDVADRYAGTLTDVLRFAVPSRHARTEQSVLGGTAVPDAAAGAPRATDDDVEAWAGTVGGRALLRRLGAGEAPRAAWSVPGGPDRARAGIAAAVAATRASGRGAIVVAGDAREAGRLADALEARLAEPVARLLASTGPAARYRAYLRVLLGECRVVVGTRSAAWAPVADLGLLAVWDDGDDLLIEQRAPYPHAAEVLAMRADAESAGMLIASFGRSTWAQHRLSTGWAVELRADRATVRRRVPRVEAPGEADLAREGPGALARIPTPAWRLVRETLDAGPVLVQVPRAGYVPALVCATCRAAARCQACAGPLRLVRSGPPSCGVCGRVQADWRCPACSQTRLRAVRIGSDRTAEELGRAFPQVPVVVSGQAAGVTDAVDAKPRLVIATPGAEPEAEHGYAGALLLDAAATTALPALDAGEEALRRWFAAAALVRSADDGGRVMLLGGPPAALAQTLVRWDPATFAERELEERRELAFPPAARLVAISGPAPAVADVLREAHLPPSADVLGPVPTGGDDDEVRALARAPLEDGLALTRAVRAALGVRSAHKRAGAVRVQADPRWLV from the coding sequence GGAGCGGGACGCGTGGGTCGTCGCCGACGGGTCCGCAGCCGCGGAGGCCGGCGGTGACGGCGCGGGCAACGGCCGCAGGCTGGCACCGATCCGGCGGGTGACGTCGGCGGTGCCGGTGCTCACGCCCGCGGTGCTCGCGCTCGCACGCGACGTCGCTGACCGGTACGCCGGCACGCTCACCGACGTGCTGCGCTTCGCGGTCCCGTCGCGGCACGCGCGCACGGAGCAGTCGGTCCTCGGGGGCACGGCGGTCCCCGACGCTGCCGCGGGGGCACCGCGCGCGACTGACGACGACGTCGAGGCGTGGGCCGGGACCGTCGGCGGCCGCGCCCTTCTCCGCCGGCTCGGCGCGGGCGAGGCTCCACGGGCGGCCTGGTCGGTTCCGGGAGGACCGGATCGAGCCCGCGCCGGGATCGCTGCCGCCGTCGCGGCGACCCGCGCCTCGGGTCGGGGCGCGATCGTGGTCGCCGGCGATGCCCGGGAGGCTGGCCGGCTCGCTGACGCCCTCGAGGCCCGCCTCGCGGAACCGGTGGCGAGGCTGCTCGCGAGCACCGGGCCGGCCGCGCGGTACCGGGCGTACCTGCGGGTGCTCCTCGGCGAGTGCCGGGTCGTGGTCGGCACCCGCTCGGCGGCGTGGGCCCCGGTGGCCGACCTCGGCCTGCTGGCCGTGTGGGACGACGGCGACGACCTCCTGATCGAGCAGCGCGCTCCGTACCCGCACGCGGCCGAGGTGCTCGCGATGCGCGCCGACGCCGAGAGCGCGGGCATGCTCATCGCATCGTTCGGGCGCAGCACCTGGGCGCAGCATCGCCTGTCCACCGGGTGGGCCGTCGAGCTGCGGGCGGACCGCGCGACGGTGCGCCGCCGCGTGCCGCGCGTCGAGGCACCGGGCGAGGCCGACCTGGCGCGCGAGGGTCCCGGTGCGCTCGCGCGGATCCCGACCCCCGCGTGGCGGCTGGTGCGCGAGACCCTCGACGCCGGACCCGTGCTCGTCCAGGTCCCGCGCGCCGGCTACGTGCCGGCGCTGGTCTGCGCGACGTGCCGCGCTGCCGCCCGGTGCCAGGCGTGCGCCGGACCCCTGCGCCTGGTCCGCAGCGGCCCGCCGTCGTGCGGGGTCTGTGGGCGGGTCCAGGCGGACTGGCGGTGCCCCGCGTGCTCTCAGACCCGGCTCCGCGCCGTCCGCATCGGTTCGGACCGGACGGCGGAGGAGCTGGGGCGCGCCTTCCCGCAGGTGCCGGTCGTCGTCAGCGGCCAGGCGGCCGGGGTGACGGACGCCGTCGACGCGAAGCCGCGGCTCGTGATCGCCACGCCGGGAGCGGAGCCGGAGGCCGAGCACGGGTATGCGGGCGCGCTCCTGCTGGACGCCGCGGCGACGACGGCGCTGCCCGCCCTCGACGCCGGGGAGGAGGCGCTGCGTCGCTGGTTCGCTGCCGCCGCGCTCGTCCGGTCCGCCGACGACGGCGGTCGCGTGATGCTGCTCGGCGGGCCGCCCGCGGCGCTCGCGCAGACCCTGGTGCGGTGGGACCCGGCGACGTTCGCCGAGCGTGAGCTCGAGGAGCGCCGCGAGCTCGCCTTCCCACCCGCCGCACGCCTCGTCGCGATCTCGGGTCCGGCACCGGCCGTCGCCGACGTGCTGCGCGAGGCACACCTGCCGCCGTCGGCCGACGTGCTCGGCCCGGTGCCGACCGGCGGGGACGACGACGAGGTTCGCGCCCTCGCGCGGGCGCCCCTCGAGGACGGGCTGGCTCTGACCCGCGCCGTGCGCGCGGCGCTCGGGGTGCGCAGCGCCCACAAGCGCGCCGGGGCCGTGCGGGTGCAGGCCGACCCGCGCTGGCTCGTGTGA